In the genome of Salvelinus sp. IW2-2015 linkage group LG25, ASM291031v2, whole genome shotgun sequence, one region contains:
- the LOC111951953 gene encoding dickkopf-related protein 1 encodes MPHLSVLRFMAVYLMLFGYLGDAYAGAVLLNSNAIKNLPGGTDTVSPSPRPSSPDSDRQKAVVDTLQPICTYDDECGTDEFCNGIRGACLPCRKIRKRCARDSICCAGNRCINGVCQASDQDAEAVVTTSVGNRQNNTMEHHGKRLPLPQGQPQHSVKGQESDNCLRSSDCSEGLCCARHFWSRICKPVLTKGQVCTRHRRKGGHGLELFQRCDCGSGLSCRPARGEKDPGVSRTADRNLHTCRRR; translated from the exons ATGCCTCATCTGTCAGTGCTTCGTTTTATGGCCGTGTATCTCATGCTGTTTGGATACCTTGGGGATGCTTATGCCGGGGCGGTTTTACTGAACTCCAATGCCATCAAGaacttgcctggtggcaccgacACGGTTAGCCCGAGCCCACGTCCGTCTTCACCAGATAGCGACCGGCAGAAAGCAGTCGTGGACACGTTGCAG CCTATTTGCACATATGATGATGAGTGTGGGACCGATGAATTCTGCAATGGTATCCGAGGCGCGTGCCTCCCATGCCGAAAGATCCGGAAGCGGTGCGCAAGGGATTCAATATGCTGCGCTGGGAACCGCTGCATCAACG GTGTTTGTCAGGCCAGTGATCAAGATGCTGAAGCTGTAGTCACTACTAGTGTTGGGAATAGGCAGAACAACACCATGGAACACCATGGCAAGAGACTGCCTCTGCCCCAAGGTCAACCACAACATTCTGTCAAAG gtcAGGAAAGTGACAACTGCCTGAGGTCTTCTGACTGCTCTGAGGGTCTGTGCTGTGCACGCCACTTCTGGTCTCGTATCTGTAAGCCGGTGCTGACGAAGGGCCAGGTGTGCACACGTCACCGTAGGAAAGGTGGCCATGGCCTGGAGCTGTTCCAGCGCTGCGACTGTGGAAGTGGTCTCTCCTGCAGACCggcgagaggagagaaagacccTGGAGTCAGCAGAACCGCAGACCGGAACCTACACACCTGCCGGagacgctga